The Gadus morhua chromosome 16, gadMor3.0, whole genome shotgun sequence DNA window AAATCAACAATAGTCCAacaatactgcctaacatttCTCTGGGCTATAACATCCTTAACTCATGTGCCTCACCTACCAATACACTACGTGCTGCGTTGACACTAGTGAGTAGGACAGAGGAGAATGAATCCACTTCTGCATGTCGTCCGCCTCTGACTGCCCTGATAGCAGAATCAGGATCATCGCAGTCTTTAATATTGGCTGGGACCTTCGGGCCATTTCAAGTTCCAATAGTAAGCTTGTTATGAATTATTATAAGTATGTATGTTAAAATGTTGTATGCTATTAGTCCAGGTCCATACTTTTTCTCAGATGATGAAGGTATGGTTCATATTAATCCACTTATTGTTTTCCCCCTATAGGTTAGTTACTTCTCAACGTGTGCCTGCCTGAGTAACAGAGCTAAATATCCAACCTTTTTCCGCACAATCCCCAGTGATTTCTTCCAAGCTAAAGCTTTGGCAGCGCTGGTCAAACGCTTCGGCTGGCAGTGGATCGGGGCCATTCAGTCAGACAATGATTATGGGCGAAACGGGATACTGGCCTTTAGGGAAGAGGTTGAAAAGATGGGGGTTTGTATTTCATTCGTGGGAACGGTCCTGCGCACATACAAAAGCGATAAGATCCTTGCTGTCGTCAAAATGATCAAACGCTCAACTGTAAAAGTGATCCTGGCTTTTGTTCCTGAGGGCGACCTTTACCCCCTGATGAAAGAGATTGTTAGGCATAACATCACCGGCATTCAGTGGATAGCGAGCGAGGCCTGGATTACAGCGGCGCGTCCCTCCACACCTGAAATGTATCACTCTTTTGGCGGCTCGATAGGATTCGTGGTCCGAAAGATGTCCATTCCAAAGTTGGGACCTTTCCTAATGGACCTTAGCCCTTACACAGGCCGAAGTTCTGCCTTTGTGAATGATttctgggaggtggtggtgggatgtAGTCCCCCCTCAGTGGGTGCACTCTCTGTGAATCCCACAGAGAAAAGTAAAAAATGCCATGGAAATGAATCATTAAGGGCGTCGCAGAATGCCTTCTTCGATGTCACGCAGCTTAGAGTGTCCTACAATGTTTACAAGGCTGTGTACGCTGTCGCTTACGCCCTCCACTATGTTTTATTTTGCCAACCAGTCGGAAAGAAACGAGTCAAGCCATGTTTAGACGTATCACAAATTCTGCCCAAAGAGGTGAGTGATTCGTTTGACGAATtaaaaacaatttaaatatCAATGCCATTATGGGTAACTTAAATAAGACAAAAGATAGCCCATGCTTATTTTTAGTCCAACCCTTTTGCTTCCAGGTCAGTGAACGTCTACAGGGTATTCATTTTACCGACATGTTTGGAGACACTGTGTTTTTCGACCAGAATGGGGACCCCCCTGCGTCGTACGACATTATTAACTGGCAGATGAGGGAAGGGAAGGTTCAACACGTGACAGTGGGAAACTTTACCTCCACTTCTCACAATGCATATGAACTCAAAATCCAGGAAGAGCAAATTGTCTGGAGAACTGGAAAGATGGTGATTGTGAAATTGATCCAGTTTCCATGCAGTCACGCTGTGATTGTATGAGGAATCAAATGTCAAACGTGTTCACCATGAACTTCACAAGAACCCatatgctttctttttttttctcttctcacCTTTTAGGTTCCAGATTCAGTGTGCTCAAATGTGTGTCCAGCGGGTACCAGGAAGGCTCAAATTAAGGGACAGAGTATCTGCTGTTTTGACTGCATACCATGTGCAGAAGGGGCCATAGCTAATTCAACAGGTATACTCATGGAGCGAAGGCTCGTCGTAATGAATATCGTTCCTAATGCTGATCTCAGACAATGAAAGTTACCATTCGTTCAACAGCTTCATGGTATTATGTGTTGAGCCAGATATCCCCAATATATATAGATGAATTTTGCTGTTGGAATTGTTGCATTTACAACAATCATCTCACATATTAGAGCTGTATTTGCCTTACAGGTGCAACTGACTGCACACCCTGTCTACGGGAATACTGGTCCAATCAGGGACGTGACGAGTGCCTTCTGAAAACCATTGAGTACCTGTCCTATCACGAGCCAATGGGAATAGCCTTGACAGTGGTGTCCCTGATGGGGGCTGTTCTGTCTCTGTCCACTGTGTCCATCTTCCTCTACCACAGAGAGACTCCTGTCATAAAGGCCAGTAACTTTGACCTCAGCTGCCTCTTGTTGTTCTCACTCTTTCTTTGCTTCCTCTGCCCCCTCACCTTCATCGGCAGGCCCACTGTTTGGACCTGCATGTTGCGACACACGGCCTTCGGGGTAACCTTTGCCCTCTGCATGTCTTGTGTTCTGGGGAAAACCATTGTGGTAGTGATGGCCTTCAAGGCCACGTTGCCTGGCAGTATAGTGTCAGGGAAGTTTGGCCCTGCCCAGCAAAGACTAATCGTTTGCTCATGCACATTGGTTCAGGTCGTTGTATGCATTTTATGGCTGAGATTCAACCCACCTTTTCCAGATATGGTGTTCAGGTATAGCAATACAAAGATAGTGCTAGAATGCAACCCCGGTTCTGAGACTGCATACTATGCTGTTTTAGGTTATATAGGAATCCTTGCTGCAATATGTTTGGTTCTTGCATTTCTGGCAAGGAAACTGCCTGATAACTTCAATGAGGCAAAGTTCATCACCTTCAGCATGTTGATATTCTGTGCCGTCTGGATCACCTTCATCCCTGCTTATATCAGCTCTCCAGGAAAGTTCACTGTAGCTGTAGAGATCTTTGCTATTTTGTCTTCTGCCTTTGGCTTGTTGATCAGTATTTTTGCACCTAAATGTTACATAATATTAATTAAACCCGAGCAAAATACAAAGAAACATGTCATAGGGAAAACTGTaaacaataaagtctgaattgTAAGTAAATACAATATATGAATTCCCCTGTTGGCTCCTTTTTTTATTCCCATGAGCAGTTTTTTATGGTATAGGAAGGAATCGAAACatgtttttttgataatttattAGTATGGGCTGATGTATAATGGTAAGCTTAATTGGGACATAGCAAATTAGAGCTGAggaacatttgaaaaaaacagttAATAAGTATCTAAAGGGTGTAGTTTtaattaaatatgaatataatatagtGTATGCAGCACATTTTTCAATGCACGACCCGTACAAAGACAGATATGACATTCAAAattgacaaaaaataaaaaaaataaaatatcatcTATTTAGgcctatgtatttattttgaaatatacGCATCCTTATGTTTATGCCTTCATTTCCTCATAATATTTTTCTTGCTGTTTTTTGCTGGCTTGAAAATGATAATGTAGCACTTTGGAgcaaaaatacaaaacagaaGACCATAAGCAGAAGCCAGAATCGCAAAAATATGCACAGCCACGGTGTATTTACCGGCAGTGCTCACGTAGACGGGAATGAAAGTGATCCACACCGCAAAGAAAATGAGCATGCTGAACGTAATGAATTTAGCTTCATTAAAATTGTCAGGTAACTCACGGGCCAAAAACGCCATGAAGAAGCACAGGCATGCTAACAGGCCGATGTAGCCGAGAACACACCAGAAGCCGACCTCCGAGCCGGTAGCACACTCGATAATGATGGTGTTCCTGAGGTAGCCTGTGTTGCTATTGGTGAAAGGCGGATAGGTGAGCAGCCAGATAAGACAGATCGAGCCCTGAATAGAGGAAAGATGGGACAGTGTCATTGATACTGTTGATCTAGTCTATTTCATCTATTGATTAATTTACATTTGATTTTAATTTAACGCTATTTTTACCTGGACCAccgtgcacacaagcacacttgcTCTTTGCTGACTGGGTCCGAACCACTTCATAACACCACTTCCTGGCAATGTGGCCCTGAAAGCCATTAGGACCACTACTGTCTTAGCCAGGAGGCAGGAGATGCAGAGAGCAAAGCTGATGCCGAATGCTGGGTACCGAATTCGGCACAGCAAATCAGAGGGTTCACCAATGAACAAAAGCCCAATAAGGAAACAGGTGGCCATGAATAGCAGAAGGAAGAAGCTCAGTTCCATGTTGTTTGCCCGGACAACAGGTGTGGCCCTGTGTTTATAGAACATAACCAGAACAAGGAGAGATAAACAAGCTCCAAGAACTGATCCAGCACATAGAACAATACCCATCGGCTCCTGGTAAGACAAGAACTCAACATTCTTTTGGTGGCAAAGGTTTCTCATGTCGTTAGGCCACATGTCTTCTGGGCACCGTGTGCAGTCCAAAGAATCTggtagaagagagagaaggacaaaaACTCATTCttataaacagaaaaaaaaattaaagtgaTAGATGGGACTCAAAGAACATAAACCCACCGGTGTTGTTGCTGACCTCCCCTTCAGCGCAGGTGACACAGTCAAAACAGCAGACAGgcttccccttcctcctggCTACACGCTTCCCTGGTGGGCAGCTCTCACTGCACACAGACCGGACCGCCTGAGAGGCAAAACAAGGCCGCTCAGAGAGGGCCCTGGACTGGATACAcctggtttatttttttttggtggcTGGCAAGGGTACCACTTGAATTTACTTTAAACCTAGCTCATTAGAAAGGGCCTCTTTATGATGCCGGTACAGGCTAAACAATTGCTGTGGTGCTACAGAAAGTTCAGTGTAAATAAACATGAtacattatttttaaagaaaaccAATCTTTATTATTGTCTTCATTTTTGATTTTTGTAGACTTGTGAAATGATCGTTGAAGGTGGAATAATACAATATCCAATAGATATaaaaccaacagcagcagattgCCGAATGCATTTATTAAATGAACACAGAACATtctgggaggaagagggggcctgggggggatTTGACGAGAACACACCTGTTGTCCAACAGGCCACTGAATGGCAGATTCATTCACCACAAGGCTGAGCTCTGGAGACAGGGAGGCATCGTAAAAGCCCACCTTCAGCAGCCGCAGAGAGCCATCCTGCTCCCTTCGCCAGTTCATGAGGTCATACGAAGCGATGGGGTCACCGTTATGATCAAAGTCCACATTTTCACCCAATATGGAGAACTTAGTATTCTTCATGTAGTGGAACAGCTAAATTTAGGGATCAAAAATATTTATTACAttgattcaaatattttttgataataaaTAATCTATGTATTTCTTAAAAAATATAACATTACATTTTAACTGCTTCACATACAAATCATATCAATGAAAGTAGGTGTCAACACACCTGCCACGGCTCTAGACTTTGAGGTTTTCCACAGGTGCCGTTCACAAAGGGCCCCTGCCCCGCCTCACAGTCACTCATTCTCTGCAGTGCATGGGCCACCAAATACACAGCCTTGTACACGTTATACGACACCCTGAGCTGGCTCACATCTGAGAAGGCAGAGTACACGTCGTTTAAATCCTCCATTCCAGTGCAAGGCTTTCGATCCAGATGGTTGAccatgtgagaatgtgtgttcaCAGAGCCGTTCAGTCTGCAGTTAAGTGACTCTTCCCAGAACTCTGTGAGGAACGCCGAGTCTTGGAGGTTAGACCGTCGAAGCCTGGACAGATGCTGCTTCAACCCTGGAATTTCCTCGGCTCTGCGAATACCAAAGCCCAAGGTGCCGCTCAAGAGGTCGCCAAACTCCTCCCAGAGGGACTTAACTGTGGCCCAGGCCTCGCCCGCGATCCACTGGATGCCTGTGATGTTTCGCTGTCGAATGGCTCTCATGATGCTTTGCACTTCTGTCTCACTGCAGAAGTTGATTATGACCTTTGAAGATGACCCCtgttaaaacaataataaattatatataaaaagaGTCTGGCCACAGAGTATCAAAGGAGGAGTACGAGAAGTATTTGACAAAAACTTGAACTTCAGAAAGGACATTTTAATTGCTGTTATTCAAATGTCTTCCTCAAATTGAATGATTACAAAACAGCAATATTGCATAACTTGTTCATTTGAGGAGTGTAAATAACTAGTTTGTTGTACAGTGTTTTATTCCATCACAAATGTAAACGTATGAAACCTTTATACTGTTATCCTATCGATCCTCTGAATGATATTTACCTGAATGATATCAAGGAGCTTATCCAGAGGCTTCTGACTCAGAACTACGGGAAAGTGGTGAACATAGGCAGCACACACGCCATACAATGAGGACTCCTGGAGAAAGAGCTGTACGGCAAAGCGTGCATAGTCAGACTCCTGGCCAAGGACCCCCACCCAGGTCCAGCCGAAGTGGCTGACCAAGCGGGCCAGGGCTCTGACCTGGAAGGCATCGCTGGGCATGGTGCGAATGAACATGGGAAACTCTGTCTGCTCGCTCAGACAGCTGCAGGAGGCAAAGTAGCTCACCTAGTTGAGGGACAAACAGAGGATTACTTGTCATTCAGAAGTTTGCCTGTTTTACTTCAAatcaattatgtattttttgtcttattttctgaaatgtaaataataaatattaaattaattttAACGTGTAAATGTTTAGCACAATATATACAAAGCTATTGTTCAAATATATTGGGATAGTATACAATTAATATGATAAATATGATGAGTTATCTGACAAATACGACAAAAGGAACTTTGTTCCATAAATTCTCACCAGGGGGATCTGAAAGGGGCCCAGACTTCTAAGCAGAGCCATCGACACACCAGAGGATGCATCTCCTATGATTACAGGAGACGGGGACCTGGTGACATCGGCACAACCTAACACTGGAGACCTGGAGCCTAAACTGATCAGATCCCCCTTGTCAGAAAGCTCCCCGACTGCCTCCAGACTCCCATTCCCGGTGGCTGGGGGGCCCGGCTGTCCATTCACTAGAAGCAGGGAGGCCTTCAGAGACACGGGGACCTCGTTACAGCTGTCTCTGATGTGGAACCCCAGCCTCAGCTCAGGCAGCAAGTCACTGCGCTGGTTGATCTCCCTGATAGCAAAGGTCATGGTCTGCATCCAACGCATGGCGCGTGCACTGAAACTAATCATTTTGTTAACGTTAATTAGATGCACACTCGACAGGTAAAACAAATCATGCATGCATAGGGAAACAGACAATTTTAGATGCTCGAAATGTTGGCTTACAACTTGTATGAGCCAGGTTCTGGTTTGGATGTGTACAGTGGAAGAGAAGACACACGGGTGTAGTGTAGAGGAAAGACACCCCCTACCACAACATCTCCGCCTTGGTAAAAACTGTTTGACTCTTCTTCTCCGATGTAAGCACAGTCAGTGAAGAGGGCAGCTGAACTTACATTGAGGTCATTGAAAAGGAATATTACTGATAGAAGAAGAATCATGGCAGCAATGCGAGCCATAACTGCTACTAAATATTCATAAAGATTATTAGTCTAGtatatatttaaacacataGATTATTCAAAAGACTACTTGGCTTCCACATGAGCAGGATGTAAATGGCAATCGTATTCCAAGTATTCATTTATATACCTCTGACTTGTGAATATTAACATTAGAGAACCGCCCAGTTATGAGAATGtgggttgttttgttttttttatacagaAAAAGCCCCTCTGTATTTATTATTCTTCATCAATCAAAGGTTGTATTAAATTCCATCTTCCCAATTGTGGGCCATCAAAACTGtgataaaaatgtaaaactttttatttattttttaaatcactCTTAAATTATATTCCCTTATTATGATTTCTCCATCTTTCATTCCATAATATATGATTTATTATGAATTATTACAGATTTCCCGAGTGACAGTGAAAGGTGGCCCAACCATGGGGATTTGCAGGTGTCCTTCGGCAAAGATTCCCAAGGAGGTGAATGCTAAGAACATCGAGCAGTTCAGAACCATCTCGCTGCTCAGCATTGAGGGGAAGATATTCTTCACCATCCTATCCCATCGGTTGACAGAGTTCCTCCAGAAGAACAACACCTGTGTACAGAAGGCTGGAATCCCCAAGGTTCCAGGATGACTCGAACATACAGGTGTGGtcaagaaaaggaaaaggagaCCTAGCAGTGCTGTGGCTCGACCTCACTAATGATTATGGATCCATTCCCCATAAAATGGGGGAAACTGCACTGGATCGGCACCATGTCCCAGGTAAAATCAGGGACCTTATCTTGGACTATTTCAAGAGTTCTAAGCTCAGAGTCACCTCTGGGACAGTCACATCCGCGTGGCATCGGCTGGAGATTGGGATCGTCCAGAGTCCGCCAGCCCCCCATCAGAGCCTTCATGGACGACCTGACAGTAACTACGACGTCAGTGCCGGGTTGCCGATGGATCCTTCAGGGCTTGGAGAAGATCATCACATGGGCTCTGATGTGTTTCAAGCCTGTAAAATCGAGGCCCCTGGTGCTCAAGAGAGGGAAAGTGACTGACAAGTTCTGATTCTCTCTGGACGGCACCCCGATTAAATAGGTCACCAAGAAACCCATCTGAGCCTCTGAAAGACCTTTGGTTGCATCCTGAAGGACGCTGCATCCATCAAGGCTACAAATCGGGAGCTGGAGGAGTGGCTGACATCAGTTGACAAGTCGCGTCTGCCTTGTAAATTCAAGGCCTGGATGTATCAGTAGGTGTTCTCTCCATGATTCTGTGGCCCCTACTTGTGTACGAGATCACAATAACCTCAGTAAAGGGCTTTGAGAGGAGGATCATCTGTTACATCCGTAAATGTCTGGGCCTGCCACGAAGCCTGAGTAGCATCGCTCCGTACGTGCAGAACAACAAAATGAAGCTCCCCATTAGCAGCCTGAATGAGGAGTTTATGGTTACCCGTGCAAGAGAGGTGCTGCAGTACAGGGAATCCAGTGACCCGACAGTCTCCCAGGCTTGCATTGTAGTCAGGACTGTGAGGAAGTTGAGGGCGCAGGAAGCAGTCGAGCAGGCTGAGTCACGCTTGCGTCACAGCGTGCTGGTCGGCCCAGTTGAATCTGGATGAGCAGGGCTTGGTAGCGTTTGAACCACGCGCAACGACAAAGCTCTGGGCAAAGACAGCCGCTGATTTGTCCCAG harbors:
- the olfcn1 gene encoding extracellular calcium-sensing receptor, giving the protein MIGGIFPILNKQISSMPTFERKPLNVKCAGFDLRAFRWTQVMIFAIEEINNSPTILPNISLGYNILNSCASPTNTLRAALTLVSRTEENESTSACRPPLTALIAESGSSQSLILAGTFGPFQVPIVSYFSTCACLSNRAKYPTFFRTIPSDFFQAKALAALVKRFGWQWIGAIQSDNDYGRNGILAFREEVEKMGVCISFVGTVLRTYKSDKILAVVKMIKRSTVKVILAFVPEGDLYPLMKEIVRHNITGIQWIASEAWITAARPSTPEMYHSFGGSIGFVVRKMSIPKLGPFLMDLSPYTGRSSAFVNDFWEVVVSERLQGIHFTDMFGDTVFFDQNGDPPASYDIINWQMREGKVPDSVCSNVCPAGTRKAQIKGQSICCFDCIPCAEGAIANSTGATDCTPCLREYWSNQGRDECLLKTIEYLSYHEPMGIALTVVSLMGAVLSLSTVSIFLYHRETPVIKASNFDLSCLLLFSLFLCFLCPLTFIGRPTVWTCMLRHTAFGVTFALCMSCVLGKTIVVVMAFKATLPGSIVSGKFGPAQQRLIVCSCTLVQVVVCILWLRFNPPFPDMVFRYSNTKIVLECNPGSETAYYAVLGYIGILAAICLVLAFLARKLPDNFNEAKFITFSMLIFCAVWITFIPAYISSPGKFTVAVEIFAILSSAFGLLISIFAPKCYIILIKPEQNTKKHVIGKTVNNKV
- the LOC115560853 gene encoding extracellular calcium-sensing receptor-like, which translates into the protein MARIAAMILLLSVIFLFNDLNVSSAALFTDCAYIGEEESNSFYQGGDVVVGGVFPLHYTRVSSLPLYTSKPEPGSYKFFSARAMRWMQTMTFAIREINQRSDLLPELRLGFHIRDSCNEVPVSLKASLLLVNGQPGPPATGNGSCADVTRSPSPVIIGDASSGVSMALLRSLGPFQIPLVSYFASCSCLSEQTEFPMFIRTMPSDAFQVRALARLVSHFGWTWVGVLGQESDYARFAVQLFLQESSLYGVCAAYVHHFPVVLSQKPLDKLLDIIQGSSSKVIINFCSETEVQSIMRAIRQRNITGIQWIAGEAWATVKSLWEEFGDLLSGTLGFGIRRAEEIPGLKQHLSRLRRSNLQDSAFLTEFWEESLNCRLNGSVNTHSHMVNHLDRKPCTGMEDLNDVYSAFSDVSQLRVSYNVYKAVYLVAHALQRMSDCEAGQGPFVNGTCGKPQSLEPWQLFHYMKNTKFSILGENVDFDHNGDPIASYDLMNWRREQDGSLRLLKVGFYDASLSPELSLVVNESAIQWPVGQQAVRSVCSESCPPGKRVARRKGKPVCCFDCVTCAEGEVSNNTDSLDCTRCPEDMWPNDMRNLCHQKNVEFLSYQEPMGIVLCAGSVLGACLSLLVLVMFYKHRATPVVRANNMELSFFLLLFMATCFLIGLLFIGEPSDLLCRIRYPAFGISFALCISCLLAKTVVVLMAFRATLPGSGVMKWFGPSQQRASVLVCTVVQGSICLIWLLTYPPFTNSNTGYLRNTIIIECATGSEVGFWCVLGYIGLLACLCFFMAFLARELPDNFNEAKFITFSMLIFFAVWITFIPVYVSTAGKYTVAVHIFAILASAYGLLFCIFAPKCYIIIFKPAKNSKKNIMRK